In Spirobacillus cienkowskii, a genomic segment contains:
- a CDS encoding type I phosphomannose isomerase catalytic subunit, translating to MSYFFLKTDSFNFVPINKTPWGGSKIAEIKKKYFPHFLNKIPAKIGESWEVSTDIHYPSKIISDNKELNNKTLIEVLKNNNAQKILGESIFNKYGAHCPLLLKWLNASDFLSVQLHPNNNNPALKPEECGKPESWLVLDIEQDGFVYLGFKEHLTQSEITEFLLNDEPEKCLYRYEPKVFDYISVPPGCVHAIGKGVFVAEPQYVLPQKSGKTWRISDWKRLYNKHGQKSETGKPRELHVKESINSIDWSLPRGKDLEKLLIKNMAENTVFYGDTYNPFAISVFNEIGTFCYKPLFKNTFSIITVWSGEIIMKHNNKTSTLKGGESGLIVSNIDNIHLTLKSKNSDLPKAAFFSLNSEVI from the coding sequence ATGAGTTATTTTTTTTTAAAAACAGATTCTTTTAATTTTGTACCAATAAATAAAACTCCATGGGGTGGTAGCAAAATTGCAGAAATCAAAAAAAAATATTTTCCACATTTTTTAAATAAAATTCCAGCTAAAATTGGTGAAAGCTGGGAAGTTTCTACAGATATTCATTATCCTTCAAAAATTATTTCTGATAATAAAGAACTTAACAATAAAACTTTAATCGAAGTTTTAAAAAATAACAACGCACAAAAAATACTCGGCGAATCTATTTTTAATAAATATGGTGCACATTGTCCTCTTTTATTAAAATGGTTAAATGCTTCAGATTTTTTGTCTGTGCAGCTTCATCCAAATAATAATAATCCAGCTTTAAAACCAGAAGAGTGCGGTAAACCCGAAAGCTGGTTAGTTTTAGATATAGAACAAGATGGTTTTGTTTACTTAGGCTTTAAAGAGCATTTAACACAAAGTGAAATTACAGAATTTTTGTTAAATGACGAGCCAGAAAAATGTTTATACCGATACGAACCCAAAGTTTTTGATTACATATCTGTCCCTCCTGGTTGTGTCCATGCAATTGGCAAAGGCGTTTTTGTTGCCGAACCTCAGTATGTATTACCGCAAAAGTCAGGAAAAACCTGGAGAATTTCTGATTGGAAAAGGCTTTATAATAAACATGGACAAAAAAGCGAAACTGGAAAGCCTAGAGAACTTCATGTCAAAGAGTCAATCAATTCGATTGATTGGAGTTTGCCTAGAGGCAAAGATCTCGAAAAATTATTAATAAAAAATATGGCCGAAAACACAGTATTTTATGGTGACACATATAATCCTTTTGCTATTAGTGTTTTTAATGAAATAGGCACTTTTTGTTATAAACCTTTATTTAAAAATACTTTTTCTATTATTACTGTATGGTCTGGTGAAATTATCATGAAGCACAATAACAAAACATCTACACTTAAAGGAGGAGAAAGCGGATTAATAGTATCTAACATAGACAATATTCATTTAACATTAAAAAGTAAAAATTCTGATTTGCCTAAAGCCGCTTTTTTTTCATTAAACAGTGAGGTTATTTAA
- a CDS encoding type II 3-dehydroquinate dehydratase, with protein sequence MQKVFIINGPNIGILGKRQNNIYGNKTLNDIEDNLKIIATKNDIEIIHLQKNSEGEIVSILNEIYISYCDNSKSENLKRNLIGIIINPAAYTHTSIAIRDALEVFNETKVPIIEVHLSNIFSRETFRHKSYISPIATGVISGLGSYGYEAALFKIIEMGKNA encoded by the coding sequence ATGCAAAAAGTTTTTATAATTAACGGACCAAATATAGGTATTCTTGGCAAAAGACAAAACAATATTTATGGAAATAAAACTCTTAACGACATAGAAGATAATTTAAAAATTATTGCTACAAAAAATGACATAGAAATTATACATTTACAAAAAAATAGTGAAGGTGAAATTGTTTCTATATTAAATGAAATTTATATAAGTTATTGCGACAACTCAAAATCAGAAAACTTAAAAAGAAATTTAATTGGTATTATTATAAACCCTGCAGCATATACACATACAAGCATTGCAATTCGAGACGCCTTAGAAGTATTTAATGAAACTAAAGTTCCTATCATTGAGGTTCACTTAAGTAATATTTTTTCTCGCGAAACATTCCGTCATAAGTCTTATATTAGCCCCATTGCAACAGGTGTTATTTCAGGATTAGGATCGTATGGATATGAAGCCGCTCTTTTTAAAATCATAGAAATGGGTAAAAATGCTTGA
- the dut gene encoding dUTP diphosphatase has product MLKIRHTGTGSIFYATQQSAGFDICANEAIDIPSQEWRLIKTGLYIVESLPTNTVIFGNEKFYAVPEIQIRPRSGLALKHGITVLNSPSTIDADYRGEIMVTLINHSKSTFHIQAGDRIAQGICSLAIQLPGLSIKDVERGEGGFGSSGKN; this is encoded by the coding sequence ATGTTAAAAATACGCCATACAGGAACAGGAAGCATTTTTTATGCAACGCAACAATCAGCGGGATTTGATATCTGTGCCAATGAAGCAATTGATATCCCCTCCCAAGAGTGGCGATTGATTAAAACAGGTTTGTACATTGTCGAATCCTTACCAACAAACACAGTTATATTTGGAAACGAAAAATTTTACGCTGTACCCGAAATTCAAATCCGTCCACGCAGCGGATTAGCACTCAAGCATGGAATTACAGTACTCAATTCTCCAAGCACGATTGACGCCGATTACCGCGGCGAAATTATGGTGACCTTAATCAATCACTCTAAAAGTACTTTTCATATTCAAGCTGGGGATCGCATTGCACAAGGCATTTGTAGTTTAGCAATTCAACTACCAGGACTTAGCATAAAAGATGTTGAGCGCGGAGAGGGCGGTTTTGGTTCGAGCGGAAAAAATTAA